Proteins from one Deinococcus grandis genomic window:
- a CDS encoding FadR/GntR family transcriptional regulator has product MPARTPPAIRPLQKRPSIGADIAARLQGMINDGTFKPGDRLPGQRELAQQFGTSLAGVREAISVLTAAGLVDARPGRGTVVSSVGGAAPTFDGWLGAVGDEQEFEELMQARRILEAFSISQATALATPAQVARLREAVGAMGAQMHNPDAYAEADMHFHLLLSEVAGNRVVTRLMRAIQRPMMEQLRRSIAHLKASGQLEENLATHGRIVDGIERRDLEAAQRGFDDMLAISLALNWIEFGGG; this is encoded by the coding sequence ATGCCAGCCCGCACGCCGCCTGCCATCCGCCCCCTGCAAAAGCGCCCCTCCATCGGCGCCGACATTGCCGCGCGCTTGCAGGGGATGATCAACGACGGCACCTTCAAGCCGGGGGACCGTCTGCCGGGGCAACGTGAGCTGGCTCAGCAGTTCGGGACCAGCCTGGCCGGGGTACGCGAGGCGATCAGCGTCCTCACGGCGGCGGGGCTGGTTGATGCCCGTCCGGGGCGCGGCACGGTGGTGAGCAGCGTGGGGGGGGCGGCCCCCACCTTTGACGGCTGGCTGGGCGCGGTGGGCGACGAGCAGGAATTTGAGGAGTTGATGCAGGCCCGCCGGATACTCGAAGCCTTCAGCATCTCACAGGCCACGGCCCTCGCCACGCCCGCCCAGGTGGCGCGGCTGCGGGAGGCGGTAGGGGCGATGGGTGCCCAGATGCACAACCCAGACGCCTACGCCGAGGCCGACATGCACTTTCACCTGCTGCTGTCCGAGGTGGCCGGAAACCGGGTGGTGACCCGGCTGATGCGGGCGATTCAGCGGCCCATGATGGAGCAACTGCGCCGCAGCATCGCCCATCTCAAGGCCAGCGGGCAACTGGAAGAGAACCTCGCCACCCACGGGCGCATCGTGGACGGTATCGAGCGCCGCGACCTGGAAGCCGCCCAGCGCGGGTTCGACGACATGCTGGCGATTTCGCTGGCCTTGAACTGGATAGAGTTTGGTGGAGGGTAA
- a CDS encoding lactate permease LctP family transporter → MEQAASVWTQNYAPIGGSLWLSTLVALIPVVFFFVALVGLRLKGYVAGAITVLLAFLVAVLGYGMPFAKAAWATLYGFGYGLWPIAWIIVAAVFLYKVAVKTGQFEVIRQSVLNITEDQRLLVVLIGFCFGAFLEGAAGFGAPVAITAALLVGLGLNPLYAAGLCLIANTAPVAFGALGIPITVAGGLTGIPAHTIGQIAGRQLPLLALFVPFFMVYLMDSGKGGMKAGMKGVRDLWPALLVAGLSFAVTQYLTSNFIGPELPDITSALVSLVATATFLKFWKPQEIQPIPAPQTVGAAYRPVQTANMTAGSVLKAWSPFLLLTLFVVIWSLPGFKALFDLKAPGPLAWTVSHWDVPTLNNQVLKVAPIVAEPTPYAASYKLDWLSATGTSIFLAALVSMAVLGMKAREGVQTFVETLKELFYPVLTIMFVLGFAYIANYSGQSATMALALAQTGHLFPLFSPMLGWLGVFLTGSDTSSNALFSGLQQVTAQQVGVNPALTVAANTTGGVTGKMISPQSIAVACAAVGLVGRESELLRFTVKKSLGFLAIIMVITYLQAYVVPGMIPQP, encoded by the coding sequence ATGGAACAAGCGGCGTCGGTCTGGACGCAGAATTATGCGCCCATCGGGGGAAGTCTGTGGCTTTCCACGCTGGTGGCGCTGATTCCCGTCGTGTTTTTCTTCGTCGCCCTGGTGGGCCTGCGCCTCAAGGGGTACGTGGCCGGGGCCATCACGGTGCTGCTGGCCTTTCTGGTGGCGGTGCTCGGCTACGGGATGCCCTTCGCCAAGGCAGCCTGGGCCACGCTGTACGGCTTTGGCTATGGGCTGTGGCCGATTGCCTGGATCATCGTCGCCGCCGTGTTTCTGTACAAGGTGGCGGTCAAGACCGGGCAGTTCGAGGTCATCCGGCAGTCGGTGCTGAATATCACCGAGGATCAGAGGTTGCTGGTCGTGCTGATCGGCTTTTGCTTCGGTGCGTTTCTGGAAGGGGCCGCCGGATTCGGCGCGCCGGTCGCCATCACGGCAGCGCTGCTGGTGGGCCTGGGGCTGAACCCGCTGTACGCCGCCGGGCTGTGCCTGATCGCCAACACCGCGCCCGTCGCCTTCGGGGCGCTGGGCATTCCGATCACCGTAGCGGGCGGCCTCACCGGGATTCCGGCACACACCATCGGCCAGATTGCCGGGCGACAGCTCCCGCTGCTGGCGCTGTTCGTCCCGTTCTTCATGGTTTACCTGATGGACTCGGGCAAGGGCGGCATGAAAGCTGGGATGAAGGGCGTGCGTGACCTGTGGCCCGCGCTGCTGGTCGCCGGGCTGTCCTTTGCGGTCACGCAGTACCTCACCTCCAACTTCATCGGGCCGGAACTGCCCGACATCACCTCGGCACTCGTCAGCCTGGTCGCCACCGCCACCTTCCTGAAGTTCTGGAAACCGCAGGAAATCCAACCTATCCCCGCGCCGCAGACGGTGGGGGCGGCCTACCGGCCTGTCCAGACGGCCAACATGACCGCTGGAAGCGTCCTCAAAGCGTGGTCGCCCTTCCTGCTGCTCACGCTGTTCGTGGTGATCTGGAGCCTGCCCGGCTTCAAAGCCCTGTTCGACCTCAAGGCTCCCGGCCCGCTCGCCTGGACGGTGTCGCACTGGGACGTGCCCACCCTCAACAACCAGGTGTTGAAGGTGGCGCCCATCGTCGCCGAGCCGACCCCCTACGCCGCGAGCTACAAGCTCGACTGGCTCTCGGCCACCGGTACCAGCATCTTCCTGGCGGCACTCGTCAGCATGGCCGTGCTCGGCATGAAGGCCCGTGAAGGCGTGCAGACCTTCGTAGAAACCCTCAAGGAACTGTTCTACCCAGTTCTGACCATCATGTTCGTGCTGGGCTTCGCGTACATCGCCAACTATTCCGGCCAGAGCGCCACGATGGCCCTGGCGCTCGCGCAGACTGGGCACCTCTTCCCGCTGTTCTCGCCGATGCTGGGCTGGCTGGGCGTGTTCCTGACCGGCTCGGACACCTCCTCCAACGCGCTGTTCAGCGGGCTGCAACAGGTGACCGCGCAGCAAGTCGGCGTCAACCCCGCGTTGACCGTCGCCGCCAACACCACCGGGGGCGTGACCGGCAAGATGATTTCCCCGCAGAGCATCGCCGTCGCCTGCGCCGCCGTGGGCCTGGTGGGCCGCGAGAGCGAGCTGCTGCGCTTCACCGTGAAAAAGAGCCTGGGCTTCCTCGCTATCATCATGGTCATCACTTACCTCCAGGCCTACGTCGTGCCGGGGATGATTCCCCAGCCGTAA
- a CDS encoding (Fe-S)-binding protein, translating into MHIDLFLTCVNDALFPATGQATVRLLERLGHTVGFNPAQTCCGQMHLNTGYRDDALDLVRKFVRDFKDSEVVVMPSGSCAAMVRELYAEAARWAGDDELLKDVEDLAPRVFELSEFLVNKLGVTDVGAYYPHRVTYHPTCHAMRALRVGDAPLQLLRNVRGMTLVELEGANECCGFGGTFAVKNPDVSAAMLTDKARHIIDTGAEACTAGDNSCLLHIGGGLHRLRSGARTVHLAEILASTEQEVFI; encoded by the coding sequence ATGCACATCGATCTGTTCTTAACCTGCGTCAATGACGCCCTCTTTCCCGCCACCGGACAGGCGACCGTGCGGCTGCTCGAACGCCTGGGCCACACGGTCGGCTTTAACCCGGCCCAGACCTGCTGCGGGCAGATGCACCTGAACACCGGCTACCGGGACGACGCCCTCGATCTCGTCCGCAAGTTCGTGCGCGACTTCAAAGACTCGGAGGTCGTGGTCATGCCCAGCGGTTCCTGCGCCGCGATGGTACGCGAACTGTACGCCGAGGCCGCACGCTGGGCCGGCGACGACGAACTGCTGAAGGACGTGGAGGACCTCGCCCCGCGCGTCTTCGAGCTGTCCGAGTTCCTGGTGAACAAACTCGGCGTCACCGACGTGGGCGCGTACTACCCGCACCGGGTCACCTACCACCCCACCTGCCACGCCATGCGCGCGCTGCGGGTGGGCGACGCGCCGCTGCAACTCCTGCGGAACGTGCGCGGCATGACGCTGGTGGAGCTGGAAGGCGCCAATGAATGCTGCGGCTTTGGCGGCACCTTCGCGGTGAAGAATCCCGACGTGAGCGCCGCAATGCTGACCGACAAGGCGCGGCACATCATCGACACCGGGGCGGAGGCCTGCACCGCCGGGGACAACTCCTGTCTGCTGCACATCGGCGGCGGTCTGCACCGCCTGCGGTCGGGCGCCCGCACCGTCCACCTCGCCGAGATCCTGGCGAGCACCGAACAGGAGGTGTTCATATGA